A single window of Metallosphaera hakonensis JCM 8857 = DSM 7519 DNA harbors:
- a CDS encoding inositol-3-phosphate synthase, protein MIRIAVAGLGNCASMLIQGIEYYRRMGENYFDGLITPIIGGYKITDIQIVAAFDVSSNKVGKDIADAIFEKPNITPRIVDMDKLGIKVSPGPVLDGVAPHMSSVFNPSGGGDLESVVEELRNSRADILINMLPVGSETASRTYATASLEARVGFINAIPVFIASDPTGEFPKRFKELGIPIAGDDVKGQVGATIFHRAITSLFRLRGVKVKETYQLNVGGNTDFLNMKTEERLHSKRISKTKAVTSTLDNDEEIETQGRIRIGPSDYVPFLGNTKVAYIYVNGAGFAGRPVKVEASLEVDDKSNCASVIVDVIRAVKLAKDRGIGGPLNEVSAFYFKHPPKQAKDDEEAYLWFKKFIEM, encoded by the coding sequence ATGATTAGGATAGCCGTAGCTGGACTTGGAAATTGCGCGTCCATGCTGATTCAAGGAATAGAATATTACAGAAGGATGGGAGAAAACTACTTTGATGGACTAATTACACCAATTATAGGCGGATATAAAATAACTGACATTCAGATCGTAGCGGCCTTCGATGTCTCATCAAATAAGGTAGGGAAAGACATCGCTGATGCCATATTTGAGAAGCCTAACATAACTCCAAGGATAGTTGATATGGATAAGCTTGGAATCAAAGTTTCCCCTGGGCCTGTCCTTGATGGAGTTGCACCTCATATGAGTAGCGTGTTCAATCCCTCTGGCGGAGGGGACTTAGAATCGGTAGTTGAAGAGTTGAGGAACAGCAGGGCTGACATTCTTATAAATATGTTACCTGTAGGTAGCGAAACTGCCTCAAGGACCTATGCTACCGCCTCACTGGAGGCAAGAGTCGGTTTCATTAATGCAATACCCGTGTTTATTGCAAGCGATCCTACCGGAGAGTTCCCGAAGAGATTCAAGGAACTTGGCATACCAATAGCTGGAGACGATGTTAAGGGCCAGGTCGGTGCTACCATATTTCATAGGGCAATAACATCGCTTTTCAGGCTGAGAGGGGTAAAGGTTAAGGAAACTTACCAACTTAACGTTGGGGGAAACACAGATTTCCTCAACATGAAGACCGAGGAAAGGTTACATTCCAAGAGAATAAGCAAAACTAAAGCTGTTACTAGCACCTTAGATAACGATGAAGAGATAGAAACCCAGGGTAGGATAAGAATAGGTCCCAGTGACTACGTCCCATTCCTTGGAAACACTAAGGTTGCATACATTTACGTTAATGGGGCTGGATTCGCTGGAAGACCAGTTAAAGTGGAGGCTAGCCTTGAAGTCGATGATAAGTCCAACTGCGCCTCAGTTATTGTTGACGTAATAAGGGCAGTGAAATTGGCTAAGGATAGAGGAATCGGTGGGCCATTAAACGAAGTATCGGCCTTTTACTTTAAACATCCGCCAAAGCAGGCTAAAGACGATGAAGAGGCCTATCTCTGGTTTAAGAAGTTCATTGAAATGTGA
- a CDS encoding acylphosphatase has protein sequence MGLVRLYAVIEGEVQGVGFRRYVQINAVRLGIKGYARNLPDGTVEVVAEGYEETIQKFLNYLWKGPPLALVTKVTHKIEEYKGEFTSFDTY, from the coding sequence ATGGGCTTGGTGAGGTTGTATGCGGTGATTGAAGGAGAGGTCCAGGGAGTCGGGTTCAGAAGGTATGTGCAAATAAACGCTGTGAGACTGGGCATAAAGGGGTACGCAAGAAATCTGCCCGATGGAACGGTAGAGGTGGTAGCAGAGGGTTACGAGGAAACAATTCAGAAGTTTCTTAATTACCTCTGGAAAGGTCCTCCTCTAGCATTGGTTACCAAGGTTACACATAAGATAGAGGAGTACAAAGGGGAGTTTACGTCCTTTGATACCTATTAG
- a CDS encoding TrpB-like pyridoxal phosphate-dependent enzyme, protein MVNNEEIVPSYWYNIIPDLPKPLPPPRDPPDAEFSRIDLLRKIMPSEVLRQQFTVERFVSIPKEVREAYINIGRPTPLIRAKKLEEFLNTPAKIYFKYEGATPTGSHKINTALPQAYFSMKEGIDHLVTETGAGQWGTSVALSARMYGLNSTIFMVKVSYEQKPQRRTIMQLYGANVFASPTPHTEYGKKVLNDNPNHPGSLGIAMSEAIEYALSNGYKYLVGSVLDVVVLHQSVIGLETMRQLQEIDEEPDTLVGCVGGGSNFGGFSFPFIGSKKGTKYIAVGSYEVPKFSQGAYNYDFPDSAGLLPLIKMITLGRDYVPPPIYSGGLRYHGAAPSLSMLIKEKIVDWREYNEKEIFEAAQVFLQTQGIVPAPESSHAIRAVIDEALEAKRKNEKKVIVFNLSGHGLLDLPNYESMMKRIG, encoded by the coding sequence ATGGTAAATAACGAAGAAATAGTACCAAGTTATTGGTATAACATAATACCAGATCTCCCTAAACCCCTTCCTCCACCTCGGGATCCACCTGATGCCGAGTTCTCTAGGATAGACCTTCTAAGGAAGATTATGCCCAGCGAGGTACTTAGGCAGCAGTTCACCGTAGAGCGATTCGTTTCCATTCCCAAAGAGGTAAGGGAGGCATACATTAACATTGGTAGACCTACGCCCTTAATAAGGGCAAAGAAATTAGAGGAGTTCCTTAATACTCCAGCAAAGATATATTTCAAATACGAGGGAGCTACTCCCACAGGTTCGCATAAGATAAACACCGCATTACCTCAAGCTTACTTCTCTATGAAAGAGGGAATAGATCACTTGGTTACCGAGACTGGAGCTGGGCAGTGGGGTACTTCGGTGGCATTATCAGCGAGAATGTATGGCCTAAACTCTACCATTTTCATGGTCAAGGTAAGTTACGAGCAGAAACCCCAGAGAAGAACAATAATGCAGCTTTACGGAGCGAATGTTTTTGCTAGCCCGACTCCTCACACCGAGTACGGAAAGAAAGTTCTAAACGATAACCCAAATCATCCTGGATCGTTGGGGATAGCAATGAGTGAGGCAATAGAATACGCTCTCTCCAATGGCTACAAATACCTGGTCGGGAGTGTTCTAGACGTAGTAGTATTGCATCAGAGCGTCATAGGTTTAGAGACGATGAGGCAGTTACAGGAGATTGATGAAGAACCTGACACCCTTGTAGGATGCGTGGGTGGCGGGAGCAATTTTGGCGGATTTTCATTCCCCTTCATAGGATCAAAGAAAGGTACTAAGTATATAGCAGTGGGTTCCTATGAGGTACCCAAGTTCAGTCAGGGAGCTTATAATTACGATTTTCCAGATAGTGCAGGCTTACTACCTTTAATTAAAATGATAACCTTAGGAAGGGATTACGTTCCACCCCCCATATACTCGGGAGGTCTAAGATATCATGGCGCTGCACCGTCTCTTAGCATGTTGATCAAGGAGAAAATAGTGGACTGGAGGGAATATAATGAGAAGGAAATATTCGAAGCTGCACAGGTGTTCCTCCAAACTCAAGGAATAGTACCAGCTCCAGAGTCATCTCACGCAATAAGAGCTGTTATTGATGAGGCTCTAGAGGCCAAGAGGAAAAACGAGAAGAAGGTTATTGTGTTCAACTTAAGCGGACACGGACTACTTGATCTGCCTAACTATGAATCCATGATGAAGAGGATTGGTTGA
- the trpA gene encoding tryptophan synthase subunit alpha — translation MNLKMLVSYATLGYPNREDYLKLVKGLVDAGSDILEIGLLPKYAKYDGPVIRRSYKQVSSWLKDSWGLLEETRRAVNVPLVILTYLEDWVSSLSELLTKMRETGIDGVLFPDLLIDFVDEYEKYVQEIKAHGLKAVIFTSPSVPDPLIHKVSMLSDMFLYYGVRPTTGVPLPVSVDSVITRVRTLVDNKLVVGFGLSDINDMKKALNAGADGIAIGTIYIEEIEKNGVESAISLARTFRGIINGA, via the coding sequence TTGAACTTGAAGATGTTGGTATCCTATGCTACTCTAGGATATCCCAATAGAGAGGACTATCTAAAACTCGTAAAGGGGCTGGTGGACGCAGGATCGGACATCCTAGAGATCGGGCTTCTCCCTAAATATGCGAAATATGATGGACCGGTAATTAGGCGAAGCTATAAGCAAGTCTCGTCTTGGCTGAAGGATTCCTGGGGTCTTCTAGAGGAAACTAGGAGAGCGGTGAACGTTCCGCTGGTTATATTAACTTATCTTGAAGACTGGGTCTCCTCATTGTCCGAGCTCTTAACTAAAATGAGGGAGACCGGCATAGACGGGGTACTCTTCCCAGACCTTTTAATTGATTTCGTTGACGAATACGAGAAATACGTTCAGGAGATTAAGGCCCATGGATTGAAAGCTGTAATCTTCACGTCCCCCTCAGTACCCGACCCCTTAATACACAAAGTGTCCATGCTCTCAGACATGTTCCTTTATTACGGGGTTAGACCAACAACCGGCGTACCTCTACCCGTGAGTGTTGACTCTGTGATAACTAGGGTAAGGACCCTCGTTGATAACAAACTAGTAGTTGGATTCGGGCTTTCTGATATTAATGACATGAAGAAAGCGTTGAATGCCGGAGCCGATGGGATAGCTATTGGAACAATATATATAGAAGAAATAGAGAAAAATGGGGTTGAATCTGCGATTTCCCTGGCAAGGACGTTTAGGGGGATCATAAATGGAGCCTAA
- the trpD gene encoding anthranilate phosphoribosyltransferase, whose protein sequence is MEPKELLRKLTDGVSLSEDEAKELADQIMEGAIPEPLVAGILVALKMKGESPEEIVGFARSMRQHALKIDLRNSLDTAGTGGDGIGTINVSTASALAVSLLFPVAKHGNKAASSRSGSADFLEALGYNIQVPPERAKELMSRDNFVFLFAQLYHPSMKNVAPIRKTLGIRTVFNLLGPLTNPAGSERQVMGVYSLSVMRKIAYAATGLGYTKLTIIHGEPGLDEVSPQGKTYFMEVSGNKTEEFDLDFRDLTGQSVPVSKLLASDPMDSARRVLRASMGKDKEVEYFLRINVAVALYTAGLVRDFKDGFELSEELVKRLPEKINSIVKNNGNPEKLKGVEGSL, encoded by the coding sequence ATGGAGCCTAAGGAACTGCTCCGCAAGTTAACAGATGGAGTTTCATTATCTGAGGATGAGGCAAAGGAGTTAGCCGACCAGATAATGGAGGGAGCAATTCCAGAACCTTTAGTTGCCGGGATTCTAGTTGCATTGAAAATGAAGGGAGAGTCCCCAGAGGAGATAGTTGGTTTCGCGAGGTCCATGAGACAGCATGCATTAAAGATAGATCTAAGGAACTCCTTAGATACTGCAGGTACGGGTGGAGACGGGATTGGGACAATAAATGTGAGCACTGCCTCAGCCCTGGCTGTTAGCCTTCTATTTCCAGTTGCTAAGCATGGGAATAAAGCAGCTAGCAGTAGGAGTGGCAGCGCCGACTTCTTAGAGGCGTTGGGTTATAATATCCAGGTTCCTCCAGAAAGGGCCAAGGAGTTAATGTCTAGGGACAACTTTGTGTTTCTATTTGCACAACTTTACCATCCCTCAATGAAAAACGTTGCCCCCATCAGGAAAACGCTTGGGATAAGGACCGTGTTCAACTTGTTAGGCCCCCTCACTAATCCAGCTGGGTCGGAGAGACAGGTAATGGGAGTTTACTCGCTTTCGGTAATGAGGAAGATAGCCTACGCCGCAACCGGGTTAGGATATACCAAGCTTACTATTATCCATGGGGAACCCGGCTTGGATGAGGTAAGCCCTCAAGGGAAAACCTATTTTATGGAAGTTTCTGGGAACAAGACTGAGGAATTCGACCTAGATTTCAGGGACTTAACGGGCCAAAGCGTTCCAGTGAGTAAACTTCTAGCATCAGATCCCATGGATTCAGCCAGGAGAGTGCTCAGGGCTTCCATGGGAAAGGATAAGGAAGTGGAATACTTTCTTAGAATTAACGTTGCCGTAGCTCTTTACACGGCCGGATTGGTTAGGGATTTCAAAGATGGGTTCGAACTTTCCGAGGAACTAGTTAAAAGGTTGCCAGAAAAAATAAATTCTATTGTTAAAAATAATGGAAACCCAGAAAAATTAAAGGGAGTAGAGGGATCTCTTTGA
- a CDS encoding phosphoribosylanthranilate isomerase — protein MTKVKICGISTLDDALEISKMGVDMLGFLVDPVSPRYVKPEFINMVKSNVPSTLVSVNVVRPIEEMLTINSDLIQVHRVLKDDELERIRSSSNRFILYVPSSESYLSYLRKVLDVTHMVLLDLEKKSDRVNFQFLAKVLKDYPGLGVGGGITPENVGQFLELDPGWLDVSRGVEDFPGKKNLYKVRKLLEAIR, from the coding sequence TTGACCAAGGTAAAAATTTGTGGGATCTCTACCCTAGATGACGCCTTAGAGATATCTAAGATGGGGGTAGATATGTTAGGCTTTTTGGTGGACCCTGTCAGTCCGAGATATGTAAAGCCTGAGTTCATTAATATGGTTAAGAGTAACGTACCCTCAACGCTGGTTTCAGTAAACGTTGTTCGTCCAATAGAGGAGATGTTGACGATTAACTCGGACCTGATTCAGGTTCACAGGGTTTTAAAAGACGATGAACTCGAAAGAATAAGATCCTCCTCAAACAGGTTCATCCTTTACGTCCCTTCCTCAGAGAGTTACTTGAGTTACTTAAGGAAAGTTCTAGACGTGACCCACATGGTTCTTTTAGATCTAGAAAAGAAGAGCGATAGGGTTAACTTTCAATTTCTAGCTAAAGTTCTGAAGGACTATCCTGGACTAGGTGTTGGAGGGGGAATAACCCCAGAGAACGTGGGTCAATTCCTGGAGCTAGATCCTGGATGGCTAGACGTTTCCCGGGGGGTCGAAGATTTTCCTGGTAAGAAAAACCTGTACAAGGTAAGGAAGCTCCTGGAGGCGATAAGATGA
- a CDS encoding anthranilate synthase component I, with protein MRTYPITAFAQPYEVFQCIERDQKVAALMESVEGTQNTARYSVIAWGVKREVHVNRGEDLEEMLTQALRGVEEGELRFTGGLLGYISYDAVRRWETLKDIKPTIEDWPDAEFFLPENVLVYDHTLGKVFVEGDIPIVAGCSDQDNFKVSFYDESMNKPEYESAVNSILEYIRSGYAFQVVLSRFYRYSAQGDPMKLYRALRKVNPSPYMFYIKFNERKLIGSSPELLFSVQKGIAETYPIAGTRPRGKTSEEDFELEQELLSSEKEMAEHLMLVDLARNDVGKVCVPGTVKVPEFAYVEKYSHVQHIVSRVIGTLRKDATSIDVLKSMFPAGTVSGAPKPMAMNIIETLEPYKRGPYAGAVGFISRSSAEFAITIRTAFMNKELLRIQAGAGIVYDSNPGQEYYETEHKMKALKVALGVNE; from the coding sequence ATGAGAACATATCCCATAACAGCTTTCGCTCAGCCATACGAGGTATTTCAATGCATAGAAAGAGATCAGAAAGTGGCGGCATTAATGGAAAGTGTTGAAGGGACTCAGAATACTGCCAGATATAGTGTTATTGCCTGGGGAGTGAAAAGAGAAGTTCACGTTAATAGGGGAGAGGATTTAGAGGAGATGCTCACTCAAGCGTTAAGAGGGGTGGAGGAGGGAGAGCTAAGGTTCACTGGAGGTCTTCTTGGATACATCTCCTATGATGCTGTAAGAAGATGGGAGACATTGAAAGACATAAAACCTACGATAGAGGATTGGCCAGACGCGGAGTTTTTCCTGCCTGAAAACGTCCTGGTTTACGACCATACTCTGGGCAAGGTATTTGTGGAAGGCGATATTCCAATAGTTGCCGGATGTTCAGACCAAGATAACTTCAAGGTTTCATTCTACGACGAATCCATGAACAAGCCAGAGTACGAATCAGCAGTTAATTCCATCCTTGAATACATAAGGTCAGGTTACGCGTTCCAAGTGGTACTTTCAAGGTTCTACAGGTACTCAGCTCAAGGAGACCCAATGAAGTTATACAGGGCTTTAAGGAAGGTCAATCCGTCCCCTTACATGTTTTACATCAAGTTTAATGAGAGGAAGTTAATAGGATCGAGCCCAGAGCTACTCTTCTCAGTGCAAAAGGGTATAGCCGAGACCTATCCCATTGCCGGTACTAGACCGAGGGGTAAAACCAGTGAAGAGGACTTTGAGCTTGAGCAGGAGCTCCTCTCTTCTGAAAAGGAAATGGCAGAGCATCTGATGTTAGTTGACCTTGCCAGAAACGATGTTGGAAAAGTATGCGTGCCTGGTACTGTGAAGGTTCCAGAGTTCGCCTACGTGGAGAAATACAGTCACGTTCAACATATTGTGAGTAGGGTCATTGGGACCCTTAGAAAGGACGCTACATCGATTGACGTCCTTAAGTCCATGTTCCCAGCAGGAACAGTTAGCGGTGCCCCTAAGCCCATGGCAATGAACATAATCGAAACTCTGGAACCGTACAAGAGAGGTCCCTACGCTGGAGCAGTAGGTTTCATATCCAGGAGTTCGGCCGAGTTTGCCATAACTATAAGGACCGCCTTCATGAATAAGGAATTGCTCCGCATACAAGCTGGGGCAGGTATAGTTTACGACTCAAATCCAGGACAGGAATATTACGAGACTGAACATAAAATGAAGGCATTGAAAGTTGCTCTAGGGGTGAACGAGTAG
- a CDS encoding anthranilate synthase component II → MDITLIIDNYDSFVYNIAQNIGELGTYPIVVRNDEISVRGVERIRPDRIIISPGPGSPEKIEDVGIVPEVIRSLGKRIPILGICLGHQAIGYVFGSKIRRAKVIYHGKLSLIKAGDSPIYAGLPSEFKATRYHSLVVDNVGSPLVVDSVSKEDGEVMGLHHQEYRIFGVQFHPESVGTANGQKIFYNFLNRI, encoded by the coding sequence GTGGATATCACGTTAATTATAGACAATTATGATAGTTTCGTCTATAATATAGCCCAAAATATTGGCGAACTGGGAACCTATCCCATTGTGGTAAGAAACGACGAGATATCTGTAAGAGGGGTAGAAAGGATTAGGCCAGATAGAATTATCATATCCCCGGGTCCCGGTTCACCCGAGAAAATCGAGGACGTGGGGATAGTTCCTGAGGTCATAAGATCTCTCGGTAAGAGAATCCCAATACTAGGTATATGTCTGGGCCATCAGGCCATAGGTTATGTGTTTGGCTCAAAAATAAGGAGAGCTAAGGTAATATATCACGGAAAACTCAGCTTGATTAAGGCTGGAGACAGCCCCATTTACGCCGGTCTTCCATCAGAGTTCAAGGCGACGAGATATCATAGTCTAGTCGTGGATAACGTAGGTTCTCCCCTGGTTGTGGACTCAGTCTCAAAGGAGGATGGAGAAGTGATGGGACTCCATCATCAGGAGTATAGGATCTTTGGTGTTCAGTTTCACCCAGAAAGCGTGGGCACAGCAAACGGACAAAAAATATTTTACAACTTCCTCAATAGAATCTGA
- the trpC gene encoding indole-3-glycerol phosphate synthase TrpC: protein MPRYLEGWIKQVVENALRRAYVSRSREKPVLQVVPRIMELKKKGFNPVIAEYKRRSPSGFNEERDHITYAKQMELGSAVAISVITEDTVFNGSYKYLEDISRAVRVPVLMKDFVVTENQVDAAYDLGADFVLLIVRILTERELSGLIDYIRSFGMEALVEVHDREDLDIALRAGATLVGVNSRDLFSLKVEKESATKLLEEIPAGRVKVAESGIESIEEIKLLKERGADAFLIGSALMRNPDKIKEFVEG, encoded by the coding sequence ATGCCGAGATATCTAGAAGGATGGATCAAGCAGGTTGTCGAAAATGCGCTAAGGAGGGCATACGTGTCAAGGAGCAGAGAGAAACCAGTACTGCAGGTCGTTCCTAGAATTATGGAACTCAAGAAGAAGGGTTTTAATCCTGTTATCGCTGAGTATAAGAGGAGATCTCCATCAGGGTTCAATGAGGAAAGAGACCACATAACTTACGCTAAGCAAATGGAACTTGGGAGCGCCGTTGCCATAAGCGTTATAACCGAGGACACGGTCTTCAACGGGTCCTACAAATACCTTGAAGACATATCCAGGGCTGTGAGAGTTCCCGTACTCATGAAGGACTTCGTAGTTACCGAGAATCAAGTGGACGCTGCCTACGATTTAGGTGCCGACTTCGTTCTCCTGATTGTAAGGATTCTGACCGAGAGGGAGTTATCTGGTCTTATTGACTACATTAGATCGTTTGGAATGGAGGCCCTGGTTGAAGTTCATGATAGGGAGGACCTAGATATTGCACTGAGAGCTGGGGCTACCCTAGTTGGGGTTAACTCGAGGGACCTCTTCTCCCTAAAGGTCGAGAAGGAATCGGCTACCAAGCTTCTGGAGGAAATCCCAGCCGGTAGAGTTAAGGTGGCAGAAAGCGGTATAGAGAGCATCGAGGAAATCAAACTTCTCAAAGAGAGAGGAGCAGACGCCTTTCTTATTGGGTCGGCTCTCATGAGGAACCCAGATAAGATTAAAGAGTTCGTGGAGGGGTAG
- a CDS encoding pyridoxal phosphate-dependent aminotransferase: MENYASSLSRLTGESTLLYQEIARNVERTKGIKTINFGIGQPDLPTPQRIKEEAKSALDKGFTAYTPALGIDELRSKIAEFLTQKYGDRISKEEVAVTPGAKTALFLAFLMYVNPGDEVILFDPSFYSYAEVINLLGGKPVYVPVNFDQNKGFYVDSNELLSKISQRTKMIVYNNPHNPTGMNFDSRLGKEIAEIARDRRLILLADEIYDYFVYDGEFRSVLQEPWRDNVIYINGFSKTFSMTGWRLGYIVARKEVINKVGILASNIYTCPTSFAQRGALASFDTFDEVKKMIDLFKRRRDAMYSELIKIKGIRAYKSSGAFYMFPDFSEVLKTAGLDSKGLAVKLIEDAGVVTIPGEVFPEKMGRNFLRLSFALDEEKIKEGISRMKTVLEKLAG; the protein is encoded by the coding sequence ATGGAAAATTACGCGAGTTCTCTTTCAAGATTAACTGGAGAATCAACTCTCCTCTATCAGGAGATAGCAAGAAATGTTGAAAGGACTAAGGGGATAAAGACCATAAATTTTGGCATAGGCCAGCCAGACCTGCCCACTCCCCAGAGGATTAAGGAAGAAGCGAAATCCGCCCTAGATAAGGGATTCACGGCTTACACTCCAGCATTGGGTATAGATGAGCTGAGATCTAAGATAGCCGAATTTCTAACCCAAAAATATGGGGACAGAATTAGCAAGGAAGAAGTCGCGGTAACTCCTGGGGCTAAGACGGCCCTCTTCCTGGCCTTTCTAATGTACGTGAATCCAGGGGACGAAGTGATACTGTTTGATCCATCTTTTTACTCCTACGCTGAGGTTATTAATCTCCTGGGAGGAAAACCTGTTTATGTCCCAGTTAACTTCGATCAGAACAAGGGATTCTATGTTGATTCTAACGAATTGCTCTCTAAGATTTCCCAGCGGACGAAGATGATAGTTTACAATAACCCGCATAACCCAACTGGAATGAACTTTGACTCGAGATTGGGAAAAGAGATAGCTGAAATAGCGAGAGATAGGCGACTAATTCTTCTCGCTGACGAGATATATGATTACTTCGTATACGACGGTGAATTCAGGAGTGTTCTTCAGGAACCTTGGAGAGACAACGTGATCTACATAAACGGGTTCAGCAAAACCTTCAGCATGACTGGATGGAGGTTGGGGTATATAGTAGCAAGGAAGGAGGTCATAAATAAGGTAGGAATTCTTGCGTCCAACATATATACCTGTCCCACAAGCTTTGCTCAACGGGGAGCCTTGGCCTCCTTTGACACCTTCGACGAAGTTAAAAAGATGATAGATCTTTTCAAGAGAAGAAGAGACGCAATGTACTCTGAGCTTATAAAAATTAAGGGAATAAGGGCTTATAAGTCGTCCGGTGCCTTCTATATGTTTCCCGATTTCAGTGAAGTTCTGAAAACCGCAGGTCTTGACTCTAAGGGGTTGGCAGTTAAACTAATAGAGGATGCGGGAGTGGTTACGATACCTGGAGAGGTCTTTCCTGAGAAAATGGGAAGGAATTTCCTAAGACTAAGCTTCGCTTTGGATGAGGAGAAAATTAAAGAGGGTATATCTAGGATGAAAACGGTACTGGAGAAACTCGCAGGTTGA